In the Sus scrofa isolate TJ Tabasco breed Duroc chromosome 6, Sscrofa11.1, whole genome shotgun sequence genome, one interval contains:
- the MTHFR gene encoding methylenetetrahydrofolate reductase isoform X5: MVNEPRGNGGPGPRCEGSSSGSESSKESSRCSTPGLDPERHERLREKMKRRMESGDKWFSLEFFPPRTAQGAVNLISRFDRMGAGGPLFIDVTWHPAGDPGSDKETSSMVIASTAVNYCGLETILHMTCCHQSREEVTGYLHKAKRLGLKNILALRGDPVGDQWEAEEGGFSYAADLVKHIRSEFGDYFDVCVAGYPKGHPDAESFEADLKHLKEKVAAGADFIITQLFFEADTFFRFLKACSEMGITCPILPGIFPIQGYHSLRQLVKLSKLEVPQQIKDVIEPIKDNDAAIRNYGIEQAVSLCQELLASGLVPGLHFYTLNREVATTEVLKRLGLWIEDPRRPLPWAVSAHPKRREEDVRPIFWASRPKSYIYRTQEWDEFPNGRWGNSSSPAFGELKDYYLFYLKSKSPKEELLKMWGQELTSEESVFEVFAHYLSGEPNQNGYKVTCLPWNDEPLAAETSLMKEELLRVNRRGILTINSQPNINGKPSSDPVVGWGPSGGYVFQKAYLEFFTARETVEALLQVLKKYELRVNYHIVDVKGENITNAPELQPNAVTWGIFPGREIIQPTVVDPVSFMFWKDEAFALWIEQWGKLYEEESPSRMLIQYIHDNYFLVNLVDNEFPLDNCLWQVVEDTFELLNRPPHNEKEPEASDPAP; encoded by the exons ATGGTGAACGAACCCAGAGGGAACGGCGGCCCCGGCCCCCGCTGTGAgggcagcagcagtggcagcGAGAGCTCCAAGGAGAGCTCAAGGTGCTCTACACCGGGGCTGGACCCCGAGCGTCACGAGAGGCTCAGGGAGAAGATGAAGCGGAGGATGGAGTCAGGTGACAAGTGGTTCTCCCTAGAATTCTTCCCTCCTCGAACTGCTCAGGGCGCCGTCAATCTCATCTCTAG GTTTGACCGGATGGGGGCAGGCGGCCCTCTCTTCATAGATGTGACCTGGCACCCAGCAGGGGACCCTGGCTCGGACAAGGAGACCTCGTCCATGGTGATCGCCAGCACGGCCGTGAACTACTGCGGCCTGGAGACCATACTGCACATGACCTGCTGCCATCAGAGCCGGGAGGAGGTCACGGGCTACCTGCACAAGGCCAAGCGGCTGGGCCTGAAGAACATCTTGGCGCTGAGGGGAG ACCCTGTAGGTGACCAGtgggaagcagaggaaggaggctTCAGCTACGCTGCAGACTTGGTGAAGCACATCCGCAGCGAGTTTGGTGACTACTTCGACGTCTGTGTGGCAG GTTACCCCAAAGGCCACCCCGACGCAGAGAGCTTCGAGGCCGACCTGAAACACCTGAAGGAGAAGGTGGCGGCAGGAGCCGACTTCATCATCACCCAGCTTTTCTTCGAGGCTGATACGTTCTTCCGCTTCTTGAAGGCTTGCTCCGAGATGGGCATCACCTGCCCCATCCTCCCGGGCATCTTCCCCATCCAG GGCTACCACTCCCTCCGGCAGCTCGTGAAGCTGTCCAAGCTGGAGGTGCCGCAGCAGATCAAGGACGTGATCGAGCCCATCAAAGACAATGACGCCGCCATCCGCAACTATGGCATCGAGCAGGCTGTGAGCTTGTGCCAGGAGCTTCTGGCCAGTGGCCTGGTGCCGGGCCTCCACTTCTATACCCTCAACCGCGAGGTGGCCACCACAGAGGTGCTGAAGCGTCTGGGCCTGTGGATCGAGGACCCCAG GcgccccctgccctgggctgtcAGCGCCCACCCCAAGCGTCGGGAGGAAGATGTCCGTCCCATCTTCTGGGCCTCCAGACCCAAGAGTTACATTTACcgcacccaggagtgggatgaattCCCCAACGGCCGCTG GGGCAACTCCTCCTCTCCCGCCTTTGGGGAGCTGAAGGACTACTACCTCTTCTACCTGAAGAGCAAGTCCCCGAAGGAAGAGCTGCTGAAGATGTGGGGGCAGGAGCTGACCAGCGAAGAGAGTGTCTTTGAAGTCTTTGCCCACTACCTCTCGGGGGAGCCGAACCAGAATGGCTATAAA GTGACCTGCCTGCCCTGGAATGACGAGCCCCTGGCGGCCGAGACCAGCCTGATGAAGGAGGAGCTGCTGCGGGTGAACCGGCGGGGCATCCTCACCATCAACTCCCAGCCCAACATCAACGGGAAGCCGTCCTCCGACCCCGTCGTGGGCTGGGGCCCCAGCGGGGGCTACGTTTTCCAGAAG GCCTACCTGGAGTTCTTCACTGCCCGGGAGACGGTGGAGGCGCTCTTGCAGGTGCTGAAGAAGTATGAGCTCCGAGTGAATTATCACATCGTGGATGTGAAG GGTGAAAACATCACCAACGCGCCCGAGCTGCAGCCCAATGCCGTCACTTGGGGCATCTTCCCTGGACGGGAGATCATCCAGCCCACGGTGGTGGACCCGGTCAGCTTCATGTTCTGGAAG GACGAGGCCTTCGCGCTGTGGATCGAGCAGTGGGGCAAACTGTACGAGGAGGAGTCCCCGTCCCGCATGCTCATCCAGTACATCCACGACAACTACTTCCTGGTCAACCTGGTGGACAACGAGTTTCCGCTGGACAACTGCCTCTGGCAGGTGGTGGAGGACACATTTGAGCTTCTCAACAGGCCCCCCCACAACGAGAAGGAGCCCGAGGCCAGTGACCCTGCGCCCTGA
- the MTHFR gene encoding methylenetetrahydrofolate reductase isoform X4 → MVNEPRGNGGPGPRCEGSSSGSESSKESSRCSTPGLDPERHERLREKMKRRMESGDKWFSLEFFPPRTAQGAVNLISRSVGFQPTPDASLTPRAHGKGVKGGAPPGAPVQKETPHRFDRMGAGGPLFIDVTWHPAGDPGSDKETSSMVIASTAVNYCGLETILHMTCCHQSREEVTGYLHKAKRLGLKNILALRGDPVGDQWEAEEGGFSYAADLVKHIRSEFGDYFDVCVAGYPKGHPDAESFEADLKHLKEKVAAGADFIITQLFFEADTFFRFLKACSEMGITCPILPGIFPIQGYHSLRQLVKLSKLEVPQQIKDVIEPIKDNDAAIRNYGIEQAVSLCQELLASGLVPGLHFYTLNREVATTEVLKRLGLWIEDPRRPLPWAVSAHPKRREEDVRPIFWASRPKSYIYRTQEWDEFPNGRWGNSSSPAFGELKDYYLFYLKSKSPKEELLKMWGQELTSEESVFEVFAHYLSGEPNQNGYKVTCLPWNDEPLAAETSLMKEELLRVNRRGILTINSQPNINGKPSSDPVVGWGPSGGYVFQKAYLEFFTARETVEALLQVLKKYELRVNYHIVDVKGENITNAPELQPNAVTWGIFPGREIIQPTVVDPVSFMFWKDEAFALWIEQWGKLYEEESPSRMLIQYIHDNYFLVNLVDNEFPLDNCLWQVVEDTFELLNRPPHNEKEPEASDPAP, encoded by the exons ATGGTGAACGAACCCAGAGGGAACGGCGGCCCCGGCCCCCGCTGTGAgggcagcagcagtggcagcGAGAGCTCCAAGGAGAGCTCAAGGTGCTCTACACCGGGGCTGGACCCCGAGCGTCACGAGAGGCTCAGGGAGAAGATGAAGCGGAGGATGGAGTCAGGTGACAAGTGGTTCTCCCTAGAATTCTTCCCTCCTCGAACTGCTCAGGGCGCCGTCAATCTCATCTCTAG GTCAGTCGGATTCCAACCAACACCGGATGCTTCTCTAACTCCCAGAGCCCACGGGAAGGGGGTGAAGGGTGGTGCGCCCCCAGGAGCCCCTGTTCAGAAAGAAACTCCCCACAGGTTTGACCGGATGGGGGCAGGCGGCCCTCTCTTCATAGATGTGACCTGGCACCCAGCAGGGGACCCTGGCTCGGACAAGGAGACCTCGTCCATGGTGATCGCCAGCACGGCCGTGAACTACTGCGGCCTGGAGACCATACTGCACATGACCTGCTGCCATCAGAGCCGGGAGGAGGTCACGGGCTACCTGCACAAGGCCAAGCGGCTGGGCCTGAAGAACATCTTGGCGCTGAGGGGAG ACCCTGTAGGTGACCAGtgggaagcagaggaaggaggctTCAGCTACGCTGCAGACTTGGTGAAGCACATCCGCAGCGAGTTTGGTGACTACTTCGACGTCTGTGTGGCAG GTTACCCCAAAGGCCACCCCGACGCAGAGAGCTTCGAGGCCGACCTGAAACACCTGAAGGAGAAGGTGGCGGCAGGAGCCGACTTCATCATCACCCAGCTTTTCTTCGAGGCTGATACGTTCTTCCGCTTCTTGAAGGCTTGCTCCGAGATGGGCATCACCTGCCCCATCCTCCCGGGCATCTTCCCCATCCAG GGCTACCACTCCCTCCGGCAGCTCGTGAAGCTGTCCAAGCTGGAGGTGCCGCAGCAGATCAAGGACGTGATCGAGCCCATCAAAGACAATGACGCCGCCATCCGCAACTATGGCATCGAGCAGGCTGTGAGCTTGTGCCAGGAGCTTCTGGCCAGTGGCCTGGTGCCGGGCCTCCACTTCTATACCCTCAACCGCGAGGTGGCCACCACAGAGGTGCTGAAGCGTCTGGGCCTGTGGATCGAGGACCCCAG GcgccccctgccctgggctgtcAGCGCCCACCCCAAGCGTCGGGAGGAAGATGTCCGTCCCATCTTCTGGGCCTCCAGACCCAAGAGTTACATTTACcgcacccaggagtgggatgaattCCCCAACGGCCGCTG GGGCAACTCCTCCTCTCCCGCCTTTGGGGAGCTGAAGGACTACTACCTCTTCTACCTGAAGAGCAAGTCCCCGAAGGAAGAGCTGCTGAAGATGTGGGGGCAGGAGCTGACCAGCGAAGAGAGTGTCTTTGAAGTCTTTGCCCACTACCTCTCGGGGGAGCCGAACCAGAATGGCTATAAA GTGACCTGCCTGCCCTGGAATGACGAGCCCCTGGCGGCCGAGACCAGCCTGATGAAGGAGGAGCTGCTGCGGGTGAACCGGCGGGGCATCCTCACCATCAACTCCCAGCCCAACATCAACGGGAAGCCGTCCTCCGACCCCGTCGTGGGCTGGGGCCCCAGCGGGGGCTACGTTTTCCAGAAG GCCTACCTGGAGTTCTTCACTGCCCGGGAGACGGTGGAGGCGCTCTTGCAGGTGCTGAAGAAGTATGAGCTCCGAGTGAATTATCACATCGTGGATGTGAAG GGTGAAAACATCACCAACGCGCCCGAGCTGCAGCCCAATGCCGTCACTTGGGGCATCTTCCCTGGACGGGAGATCATCCAGCCCACGGTGGTGGACCCGGTCAGCTTCATGTTCTGGAAG GACGAGGCCTTCGCGCTGTGGATCGAGCAGTGGGGCAAACTGTACGAGGAGGAGTCCCCGTCCCGCATGCTCATCCAGTACATCCACGACAACTACTTCCTGGTCAACCTGGTGGACAACGAGTTTCCGCTGGACAACTGCCTCTGGCAGGTGGTGGAGGACACATTTGAGCTTCTCAACAGGCCCCCCCACAACGAGAAGGAGCCCGAGGCCAGTGACCCTGCGCCCTGA
- the MTHFR gene encoding methylenetetrahydrofolate reductase isoform X3 has product MDRPKAKCLPAGQCCPSLGVWALEAGISRSSVPPAISRSSAMVNEPRGNGGPGPRCEGSSSGSESSKESSRCSTPGLDPERHERLREKMKRRMESGDKWFSLEFFPPRTAQGAVNLISRFDRMGAGGPLFIDVTWHPAGDPGSDKETSSMVIASTAVNYCGLETILHMTCCHQSREEVTGYLHKAKRLGLKNILALRGDPVGDQWEAEEGGFSYAADLVKHIRSEFGDYFDVCVAGYPKGHPDAESFEADLKHLKEKVAAGADFIITQLFFEADTFFRFLKACSEMGITCPILPGIFPIQGYHSLRQLVKLSKLEVPQQIKDVIEPIKDNDAAIRNYGIEQAVSLCQELLASGLVPGLHFYTLNREVATTEVLKRLGLWIEDPRRPLPWAVSAHPKRREEDVRPIFWASRPKSYIYRTQEWDEFPNGRWGNSSSPAFGELKDYYLFYLKSKSPKEELLKMWGQELTSEESVFEVFAHYLSGEPNQNGYKVTCLPWNDEPLAAETSLMKEELLRVNRRGILTINSQPNINGKPSSDPVVGWGPSGGYVFQKAYLEFFTARETVEALLQVLKKYELRVNYHIVDVKGENITNAPELQPNAVTWGIFPGREIIQPTVVDPVSFMFWKDEAFALWIEQWGKLYEEESPSRMLIQYIHDNYFLVNLVDNEFPLDNCLWQVVEDTFELLNRPPHNEKEPEASDPAP; this is encoded by the exons ATGGACCGTCCAAAAGCCAAGTGCCTCCCAGCTGGGCAGTGCTGCCCCTCTCTAGGAGTGTGGGCCTTGGAGGCTGGCATCTCGAGGTCCTCTGTGCCACCCGCCATCAG CAGGAGCTCAGCCATGGTGAACGAACCCAGAGGGAACGGCGGCCCCGGCCCCCGCTGTGAgggcagcagcagtggcagcGAGAGCTCCAAGGAGAGCTCAAGGTGCTCTACACCGGGGCTGGACCCCGAGCGTCACGAGAGGCTCAGGGAGAAGATGAAGCGGAGGATGGAGTCAGGTGACAAGTGGTTCTCCCTAGAATTCTTCCCTCCTCGAACTGCTCAGGGCGCCGTCAATCTCATCTCTAG GTTTGACCGGATGGGGGCAGGCGGCCCTCTCTTCATAGATGTGACCTGGCACCCAGCAGGGGACCCTGGCTCGGACAAGGAGACCTCGTCCATGGTGATCGCCAGCACGGCCGTGAACTACTGCGGCCTGGAGACCATACTGCACATGACCTGCTGCCATCAGAGCCGGGAGGAGGTCACGGGCTACCTGCACAAGGCCAAGCGGCTGGGCCTGAAGAACATCTTGGCGCTGAGGGGAG ACCCTGTAGGTGACCAGtgggaagcagaggaaggaggctTCAGCTACGCTGCAGACTTGGTGAAGCACATCCGCAGCGAGTTTGGTGACTACTTCGACGTCTGTGTGGCAG GTTACCCCAAAGGCCACCCCGACGCAGAGAGCTTCGAGGCCGACCTGAAACACCTGAAGGAGAAGGTGGCGGCAGGAGCCGACTTCATCATCACCCAGCTTTTCTTCGAGGCTGATACGTTCTTCCGCTTCTTGAAGGCTTGCTCCGAGATGGGCATCACCTGCCCCATCCTCCCGGGCATCTTCCCCATCCAG GGCTACCACTCCCTCCGGCAGCTCGTGAAGCTGTCCAAGCTGGAGGTGCCGCAGCAGATCAAGGACGTGATCGAGCCCATCAAAGACAATGACGCCGCCATCCGCAACTATGGCATCGAGCAGGCTGTGAGCTTGTGCCAGGAGCTTCTGGCCAGTGGCCTGGTGCCGGGCCTCCACTTCTATACCCTCAACCGCGAGGTGGCCACCACAGAGGTGCTGAAGCGTCTGGGCCTGTGGATCGAGGACCCCAG GcgccccctgccctgggctgtcAGCGCCCACCCCAAGCGTCGGGAGGAAGATGTCCGTCCCATCTTCTGGGCCTCCAGACCCAAGAGTTACATTTACcgcacccaggagtgggatgaattCCCCAACGGCCGCTG GGGCAACTCCTCCTCTCCCGCCTTTGGGGAGCTGAAGGACTACTACCTCTTCTACCTGAAGAGCAAGTCCCCGAAGGAAGAGCTGCTGAAGATGTGGGGGCAGGAGCTGACCAGCGAAGAGAGTGTCTTTGAAGTCTTTGCCCACTACCTCTCGGGGGAGCCGAACCAGAATGGCTATAAA GTGACCTGCCTGCCCTGGAATGACGAGCCCCTGGCGGCCGAGACCAGCCTGATGAAGGAGGAGCTGCTGCGGGTGAACCGGCGGGGCATCCTCACCATCAACTCCCAGCCCAACATCAACGGGAAGCCGTCCTCCGACCCCGTCGTGGGCTGGGGCCCCAGCGGGGGCTACGTTTTCCAGAAG GCCTACCTGGAGTTCTTCACTGCCCGGGAGACGGTGGAGGCGCTCTTGCAGGTGCTGAAGAAGTATGAGCTCCGAGTGAATTATCACATCGTGGATGTGAAG GGTGAAAACATCACCAACGCGCCCGAGCTGCAGCCCAATGCCGTCACTTGGGGCATCTTCCCTGGACGGGAGATCATCCAGCCCACGGTGGTGGACCCGGTCAGCTTCATGTTCTGGAAG GACGAGGCCTTCGCGCTGTGGATCGAGCAGTGGGGCAAACTGTACGAGGAGGAGTCCCCGTCCCGCATGCTCATCCAGTACATCCACGACAACTACTTCCTGGTCAACCTGGTGGACAACGAGTTTCCGCTGGACAACTGCCTCTGGCAGGTGGTGGAGGACACATTTGAGCTTCTCAACAGGCCCCCCCACAACGAGAAGGAGCCCGAGGCCAGTGACCCTGCGCCCTGA
- the MTHFR gene encoding methylenetetrahydrofolate reductase isoform X1, translating to MDRPKAKCLPAGQCCPSLGVWALEAGISRSSVPPAISRSSAMVNEPRGNGGPGPRCEGSSSGSESSKESSRCSTPGLDPERHERLREKMKRRMESGDKWFSLEFFPPRTAQGAVNLISRSVGFQPTPDASLTPRAHGKGVKGGAPPGAPVQKETPHRFDRMGAGGPLFIDVTWHPAGDPGSDKETSSMVIASTAVNYCGLETILHMTCCHQSREEVTGYLHKAKRLGLKNILALRGDPVGDQWEAEEGGFSYAADLVKHIRSEFGDYFDVCVAGYPKGHPDAESFEADLKHLKEKVAAGADFIITQLFFEADTFFRFLKACSEMGITCPILPGIFPIQGYHSLRQLVKLSKLEVPQQIKDVIEPIKDNDAAIRNYGIEQAVSLCQELLASGLVPGLHFYTLNREVATTEVLKRLGLWIEDPRRPLPWAVSAHPKRREEDVRPIFWASRPKSYIYRTQEWDEFPNGRWGNSSSPAFGELKDYYLFYLKSKSPKEELLKMWGQELTSEESVFEVFAHYLSGEPNQNGYKVTCLPWNDEPLAAETSLMKEELLRVNRRGILTINSQPNINGKPSSDPVVGWGPSGGYVFQKAYLEFFTARETVEALLQVLKKYELRVNYHIVDVKGENITNAPELQPNAVTWGIFPGREIIQPTVVDPVSFMFWKDEAFALWIEQWGKLYEEESPSRMLIQYIHDNYFLVNLVDNEFPLDNCLWQVVEDTFELLNRPPHNEKEPEASDPAP from the exons ATGGACCGTCCAAAAGCCAAGTGCCTCCCAGCTGGGCAGTGCTGCCCCTCTCTAGGAGTGTGGGCCTTGGAGGCTGGCATCTCGAGGTCCTCTGTGCCACCCGCCATCAG CAGGAGCTCAGCCATGGTGAACGAACCCAGAGGGAACGGCGGCCCCGGCCCCCGCTGTGAgggcagcagcagtggcagcGAGAGCTCCAAGGAGAGCTCAAGGTGCTCTACACCGGGGCTGGACCCCGAGCGTCACGAGAGGCTCAGGGAGAAGATGAAGCGGAGGATGGAGTCAGGTGACAAGTGGTTCTCCCTAGAATTCTTCCCTCCTCGAACTGCTCAGGGCGCCGTCAATCTCATCTCTAG GTCAGTCGGATTCCAACCAACACCGGATGCTTCTCTAACTCCCAGAGCCCACGGGAAGGGGGTGAAGGGTGGTGCGCCCCCAGGAGCCCCTGTTCAGAAAGAAACTCCCCACAGGTTTGACCGGATGGGGGCAGGCGGCCCTCTCTTCATAGATGTGACCTGGCACCCAGCAGGGGACCCTGGCTCGGACAAGGAGACCTCGTCCATGGTGATCGCCAGCACGGCCGTGAACTACTGCGGCCTGGAGACCATACTGCACATGACCTGCTGCCATCAGAGCCGGGAGGAGGTCACGGGCTACCTGCACAAGGCCAAGCGGCTGGGCCTGAAGAACATCTTGGCGCTGAGGGGAG ACCCTGTAGGTGACCAGtgggaagcagaggaaggaggctTCAGCTACGCTGCAGACTTGGTGAAGCACATCCGCAGCGAGTTTGGTGACTACTTCGACGTCTGTGTGGCAG GTTACCCCAAAGGCCACCCCGACGCAGAGAGCTTCGAGGCCGACCTGAAACACCTGAAGGAGAAGGTGGCGGCAGGAGCCGACTTCATCATCACCCAGCTTTTCTTCGAGGCTGATACGTTCTTCCGCTTCTTGAAGGCTTGCTCCGAGATGGGCATCACCTGCCCCATCCTCCCGGGCATCTTCCCCATCCAG GGCTACCACTCCCTCCGGCAGCTCGTGAAGCTGTCCAAGCTGGAGGTGCCGCAGCAGATCAAGGACGTGATCGAGCCCATCAAAGACAATGACGCCGCCATCCGCAACTATGGCATCGAGCAGGCTGTGAGCTTGTGCCAGGAGCTTCTGGCCAGTGGCCTGGTGCCGGGCCTCCACTTCTATACCCTCAACCGCGAGGTGGCCACCACAGAGGTGCTGAAGCGTCTGGGCCTGTGGATCGAGGACCCCAG GcgccccctgccctgggctgtcAGCGCCCACCCCAAGCGTCGGGAGGAAGATGTCCGTCCCATCTTCTGGGCCTCCAGACCCAAGAGTTACATTTACcgcacccaggagtgggatgaattCCCCAACGGCCGCTG GGGCAACTCCTCCTCTCCCGCCTTTGGGGAGCTGAAGGACTACTACCTCTTCTACCTGAAGAGCAAGTCCCCGAAGGAAGAGCTGCTGAAGATGTGGGGGCAGGAGCTGACCAGCGAAGAGAGTGTCTTTGAAGTCTTTGCCCACTACCTCTCGGGGGAGCCGAACCAGAATGGCTATAAA GTGACCTGCCTGCCCTGGAATGACGAGCCCCTGGCGGCCGAGACCAGCCTGATGAAGGAGGAGCTGCTGCGGGTGAACCGGCGGGGCATCCTCACCATCAACTCCCAGCCCAACATCAACGGGAAGCCGTCCTCCGACCCCGTCGTGGGCTGGGGCCCCAGCGGGGGCTACGTTTTCCAGAAG GCCTACCTGGAGTTCTTCACTGCCCGGGAGACGGTGGAGGCGCTCTTGCAGGTGCTGAAGAAGTATGAGCTCCGAGTGAATTATCACATCGTGGATGTGAAG GGTGAAAACATCACCAACGCGCCCGAGCTGCAGCCCAATGCCGTCACTTGGGGCATCTTCCCTGGACGGGAGATCATCCAGCCCACGGTGGTGGACCCGGTCAGCTTCATGTTCTGGAAG GACGAGGCCTTCGCGCTGTGGATCGAGCAGTGGGGCAAACTGTACGAGGAGGAGTCCCCGTCCCGCATGCTCATCCAGTACATCCACGACAACTACTTCCTGGTCAACCTGGTGGACAACGAGTTTCCGCTGGACAACTGCCTCTGGCAGGTGGTGGAGGACACATTTGAGCTTCTCAACAGGCCCCCCCACAACGAGAAGGAGCCCGAGGCCAGTGACCCTGCGCCCTGA
- the MTHFR gene encoding methylenetetrahydrofolate reductase isoform X2 → MDRPKAKCLPAGQCCPSLGVWALEAGISRSSVPPAIRSSAMVNEPRGNGGPGPRCEGSSSGSESSKESSRCSTPGLDPERHERLREKMKRRMESGDKWFSLEFFPPRTAQGAVNLISRSVGFQPTPDASLTPRAHGKGVKGGAPPGAPVQKETPHRFDRMGAGGPLFIDVTWHPAGDPGSDKETSSMVIASTAVNYCGLETILHMTCCHQSREEVTGYLHKAKRLGLKNILALRGDPVGDQWEAEEGGFSYAADLVKHIRSEFGDYFDVCVAGYPKGHPDAESFEADLKHLKEKVAAGADFIITQLFFEADTFFRFLKACSEMGITCPILPGIFPIQGYHSLRQLVKLSKLEVPQQIKDVIEPIKDNDAAIRNYGIEQAVSLCQELLASGLVPGLHFYTLNREVATTEVLKRLGLWIEDPRRPLPWAVSAHPKRREEDVRPIFWASRPKSYIYRTQEWDEFPNGRWGNSSSPAFGELKDYYLFYLKSKSPKEELLKMWGQELTSEESVFEVFAHYLSGEPNQNGYKVTCLPWNDEPLAAETSLMKEELLRVNRRGILTINSQPNINGKPSSDPVVGWGPSGGYVFQKAYLEFFTARETVEALLQVLKKYELRVNYHIVDVKGENITNAPELQPNAVTWGIFPGREIIQPTVVDPVSFMFWKDEAFALWIEQWGKLYEEESPSRMLIQYIHDNYFLVNLVDNEFPLDNCLWQVVEDTFELLNRPPHNEKEPEASDPAP, encoded by the exons ATGGACCGTCCAAAAGCCAAGTGCCTCCCAGCTGGGCAGTGCTGCCCCTCTCTAGGAGTGTGGGCCTTGGAGGCTGGCATCTCGAGGTCCTCTGTGCCACCCGCCATCAG GAGCTCAGCCATGGTGAACGAACCCAGAGGGAACGGCGGCCCCGGCCCCCGCTGTGAgggcagcagcagtggcagcGAGAGCTCCAAGGAGAGCTCAAGGTGCTCTACACCGGGGCTGGACCCCGAGCGTCACGAGAGGCTCAGGGAGAAGATGAAGCGGAGGATGGAGTCAGGTGACAAGTGGTTCTCCCTAGAATTCTTCCCTCCTCGAACTGCTCAGGGCGCCGTCAATCTCATCTCTAG GTCAGTCGGATTCCAACCAACACCGGATGCTTCTCTAACTCCCAGAGCCCACGGGAAGGGGGTGAAGGGTGGTGCGCCCCCAGGAGCCCCTGTTCAGAAAGAAACTCCCCACAGGTTTGACCGGATGGGGGCAGGCGGCCCTCTCTTCATAGATGTGACCTGGCACCCAGCAGGGGACCCTGGCTCGGACAAGGAGACCTCGTCCATGGTGATCGCCAGCACGGCCGTGAACTACTGCGGCCTGGAGACCATACTGCACATGACCTGCTGCCATCAGAGCCGGGAGGAGGTCACGGGCTACCTGCACAAGGCCAAGCGGCTGGGCCTGAAGAACATCTTGGCGCTGAGGGGAG ACCCTGTAGGTGACCAGtgggaagcagaggaaggaggctTCAGCTACGCTGCAGACTTGGTGAAGCACATCCGCAGCGAGTTTGGTGACTACTTCGACGTCTGTGTGGCAG GTTACCCCAAAGGCCACCCCGACGCAGAGAGCTTCGAGGCCGACCTGAAACACCTGAAGGAGAAGGTGGCGGCAGGAGCCGACTTCATCATCACCCAGCTTTTCTTCGAGGCTGATACGTTCTTCCGCTTCTTGAAGGCTTGCTCCGAGATGGGCATCACCTGCCCCATCCTCCCGGGCATCTTCCCCATCCAG GGCTACCACTCCCTCCGGCAGCTCGTGAAGCTGTCCAAGCTGGAGGTGCCGCAGCAGATCAAGGACGTGATCGAGCCCATCAAAGACAATGACGCCGCCATCCGCAACTATGGCATCGAGCAGGCTGTGAGCTTGTGCCAGGAGCTTCTGGCCAGTGGCCTGGTGCCGGGCCTCCACTTCTATACCCTCAACCGCGAGGTGGCCACCACAGAGGTGCTGAAGCGTCTGGGCCTGTGGATCGAGGACCCCAG GcgccccctgccctgggctgtcAGCGCCCACCCCAAGCGTCGGGAGGAAGATGTCCGTCCCATCTTCTGGGCCTCCAGACCCAAGAGTTACATTTACcgcacccaggagtgggatgaattCCCCAACGGCCGCTG GGGCAACTCCTCCTCTCCCGCCTTTGGGGAGCTGAAGGACTACTACCTCTTCTACCTGAAGAGCAAGTCCCCGAAGGAAGAGCTGCTGAAGATGTGGGGGCAGGAGCTGACCAGCGAAGAGAGTGTCTTTGAAGTCTTTGCCCACTACCTCTCGGGGGAGCCGAACCAGAATGGCTATAAA GTGACCTGCCTGCCCTGGAATGACGAGCCCCTGGCGGCCGAGACCAGCCTGATGAAGGAGGAGCTGCTGCGGGTGAACCGGCGGGGCATCCTCACCATCAACTCCCAGCCCAACATCAACGGGAAGCCGTCCTCCGACCCCGTCGTGGGCTGGGGCCCCAGCGGGGGCTACGTTTTCCAGAAG GCCTACCTGGAGTTCTTCACTGCCCGGGAGACGGTGGAGGCGCTCTTGCAGGTGCTGAAGAAGTATGAGCTCCGAGTGAATTATCACATCGTGGATGTGAAG GGTGAAAACATCACCAACGCGCCCGAGCTGCAGCCCAATGCCGTCACTTGGGGCATCTTCCCTGGACGGGAGATCATCCAGCCCACGGTGGTGGACCCGGTCAGCTTCATGTTCTGGAAG GACGAGGCCTTCGCGCTGTGGATCGAGCAGTGGGGCAAACTGTACGAGGAGGAGTCCCCGTCCCGCATGCTCATCCAGTACATCCACGACAACTACTTCCTGGTCAACCTGGTGGACAACGAGTTTCCGCTGGACAACTGCCTCTGGCAGGTGGTGGAGGACACATTTGAGCTTCTCAACAGGCCCCCCCACAACGAGAAGGAGCCCGAGGCCAGTGACCCTGCGCCCTGA